In the genome of Polaribacter atrinae, one region contains:
- a CDS encoding AraC family transcriptional regulator — MNVKPTLEKISPDFGSSILVKKHTEFLKQIKAFWHFHPEIELVYVNKGKGKRHIGNHLSYFNNSQLLLIGSNLPHNGFTDRLTTNGSETLVQFKPDFLGNEFFEVPEMKPISILFEKAKKGILFGVKTKQKLGPKIEKLSEKQGFKQVLVLLEILHTLSKSDDYTLLNADGYAFETQPQDSSKIDVIFKHINENFNQHISLDEISGLVSMTVPAFCRFFKKTTGRTFTKLVNEYRVVHATKLLSESQTSITDICFECGFNNFSHFNKLFKEFTGKSASKYRSEMMSLIQN; from the coding sequence ATGAATGTTAAGCCCACTTTAGAGAAAATTAGTCCAGATTTTGGAAGTTCTATACTTGTAAAAAAACACACCGAGTTTTTAAAACAAATAAAAGCATTTTGGCATTTTCATCCAGAAATCGAATTAGTTTATGTTAATAAAGGAAAGGGAAAAAGACACATTGGTAATCATTTGTCTTATTTTAATAATAGTCAGTTGTTATTAATAGGTTCTAACTTGCCACATAACGGGTTTACAGATAGGTTAACTACAAATGGTTCTGAAACATTGGTACAATTTAAACCAGACTTTTTAGGAAATGAGTTTTTTGAAGTTCCAGAAATGAAACCAATTAGTATTTTATTTGAAAAAGCTAAAAAAGGAATTCTGTTTGGAGTAAAAACAAAACAAAAATTAGGTCCTAAAATTGAGAAATTATCTGAGAAACAAGGTTTTAAACAAGTTTTGGTTTTGTTAGAGATTCTACACACACTTTCTAAATCAGACGATTATACCTTGTTAAATGCAGATGGTTATGCTTTTGAGACGCAACCACAAGACAGCAGTAAAATTGATGTTATTTTTAAACATATAAATGAGAATTTTAACCAACATATTAGTTTAGATGAAATTTCTGGACTTGTAAGTATGACGGTTCCTGCATTTTGTAGGTTTTTTAAGAAAACAACAGGTAGAACGTTCACTAAATTAGTAAATGAATATAGAGTTGTGCATGCAACTAAGTTATTATCAGAAAGTCAAACAAGTATTACAGATATTTGTTTTGAGTGTGGTTTTAACAACTTTTCTCACTTTAATAAACTGTTTAAAGAATTTACAGGTAAATCAGCTTCAAAATATAGAAGTGAAATGATGAGTTTAATTCAGAATTAA
- a CDS encoding HD domain-containing protein codes for MNTESIIKNTINFVKETLKNAEGGHDWFHIERVYKNAILISKDEQVDAFVVSLGALLHDIADPKFYDGNETVGPKIATAFLEEQNVSTEVIEHVINIIKHISYKNSLETSGEKFTSKELEVVQDADRLDAIGAIGIARCFNYGGFKNRTLYDPEILPNLKMTKEEYKNSSAPTINHFYEKLLLLKDKMNTSSGQRIAADRHLYMEVFLKQFNDEWNGVK; via the coding sequence ATGAATACAGAAAGCATCATTAAAAACACGATTAATTTTGTAAAAGAAACTTTAAAAAATGCAGAAGGTGGACACGATTGGTTTCATATAGAGCGCGTCTATAAAAATGCTATTTTAATTTCTAAGGATGAACAAGTAGATGCTTTTGTGGTGAGCTTAGGTGCTTTATTACACGATATTGCAGATCCTAAATTTTATGATGGCAATGAAACTGTTGGCCCTAAAATAGCTACGGCATTTTTAGAAGAACAAAACGTATCTACAGAAGTTATAGAACATGTTATTAATATTATTAAACATATTTCTTATAAGAATTCTTTAGAAACCAGTGGTGAAAAATTTACATCTAAAGAATTAGAGGTTGTACAAGATGCAGACAGATTAGACGCTATTGGCGCTATAGGTATTGCACGTTGTTTTAATTACGGTGGTTTTAAAAACCGGACTTTATACGACCCAGAAATTCTGCCAAATTTAAAGATGACTAAAGAAGAGTATAAAAATTCTTCTGCACCAACTATTAATCATTTTTACGAAAAACTATTGCTATTAAAAGATAAAATGAATACTTCTTCTGGACAGCGAATTGCTGCAGATAGACATTTATATATGGAAGTCTTTTTAAAGCAATTTAACGATGAATGGAACGGCGTTAAGTAA
- a CDS encoding BrxA/BrxB family bacilliredoxin, whose amino-acid sequence MYPEELVKPMRDELINAGFEALYTSEDVEKAMSKEGTTLVMVNSVCGCAAGTARPGAIASLGADKTPTNLTTVFAGVEKESTQRAREFMIPFPPSSPAIALFKDGNLVHMLERHHIEGRSAQMIAQNLAQAYEEFC is encoded by the coding sequence ATGTATCCAGAAGAATTAGTAAAACCAATGCGCGATGAGTTAATTAACGCAGGTTTTGAAGCATTATATACAAGTGAAGACGTTGAAAAAGCAATGTCTAAAGAAGGAACAACTTTGGTAATGGTAAACTCTGTTTGTGGTTGTGCTGCAGGTACGGCAAGACCAGGTGCTATTGCGTCTTTAGGGGCAGATAAAACACCAACAAACTTAACTACTGTTTTTGCAGGTGTAGAAAAAGAATCTACCCAAAGAGCACGTGAGTTTATGATTCCTTTTCCTCCATCTTCTCCAGCAATTGCGTTGTTTAAAGATGGTAACTTGGTACACATGTTAGAACGTCACCACATTGAGGGTAGATCTGCGCAAATGATTGCACAGAATTTAGCACAGGCTTACGAAGAGTTTTGCTAG